A part of Helicobacter himalayensis genomic DNA contains:
- the tgt gene encoding tRNA guanosine(34) transglycosylase Tgt, translated as MQIQIQSKIDSQNNAKARALSLHLAHGVVETPVFMPVGTQGCIKALDSNDITHHIGSKIILANTYHMYLRLQKQGIDSVKSTHLGAIERLRFFGGIHKFANFSGNYLSDSGGFQAFSLGKNVKISDDGVEFKSHIDGSKHLFTPKKVLDIQYALNSDICMVLDELVGLPATRERLQKALERTIQWAQTSLQYHLEQKKKDANPTNHLFAIVQGGVDSKLRKECALRLVELGDFDGYAIGGLAVGESAQEMQEAIEFTTPYMPENKPRYLMGVGTPQDILEAIARGVDMFDCVMPSRNARNASIFTSKGKLNIKSSRFGLDTKPLDENCACYVCQNYSRAYLHHLYRSSEITYHRLSTIHNLYFYHQLTQNARKAILQNRFLVYKKQVLEDLAQGC; from the coding sequence ATGCAAATACAAATCCAAAGCAAGATAGATTCTCAAAACAATGCAAAAGCGCGCGCACTAAGTTTGCATTTGGCTCACGGCGTAGTAGAAACGCCTGTGTTTATGCCTGTTGGCACGCAAGGCTGCATAAAAGCACTTGATAGCAATGATATAACACATCACATTGGCTCAAAAATTATCCTTGCAAATACCTACCATATGTATTTACGCTTGCAAAAACAAGGTATAGATTCTGTAAAATCTACCCACTTAGGTGCGATTGAACGTTTGAGATTTTTTGGCGGGATTCACAAATTTGCAAATTTTAGCGGAAATTATCTAAGCGATAGCGGGGGATTTCAAGCATTTAGCTTGGGGAAAAATGTAAAAATTAGCGATGATGGCGTGGAGTTTAAATCCCACATTGATGGGAGCAAGCATCTTTTTACGCCCAAAAAAGTGCTAGATATTCAATACGCACTAAATAGCGATATTTGTATGGTGCTAGATGAGCTTGTGGGATTGCCCGCGACAAGAGAAAGGCTACAAAAGGCACTTGAACGCACAATACAATGGGCACAAACAAGCCTACAATACCACCTAGAGCAAAAGAAAAAGGACGCAAATCCCACAAATCATCTTTTTGCAATCGTTCAAGGTGGGGTGGATTCCAAGTTGCGCAAGGAATGTGCGCTAAGATTAGTAGAGCTAGGCGATTTTGATGGCTATGCGATAGGTGGGCTCGCTGTGGGAGAAAGCGCGCAGGAAATGCAAGAGGCGATAGAATTTACCACGCCCTATATGCCTGAAAATAAACCGCGCTATCTTATGGGCGTAGGCACACCACAAGATATTTTGGAAGCTATCGCGCGCGGGGTGGATATGTTTGATTGTGTGATGCCTTCTCGCAATGCGCGCAATGCTAGCATTTTCACAAGCAAAGGCAAACTCAATATTAAATCCTCGCGCTTTGGGCTAGATACCAAGCCACTTGATGAAAACTGCGCGTGCTATGTGTGCCAAAACTACTCGCGCGCGTATTTACATCATCTTTATAGAAGTAGTGAGATTACCTATCATAGGCTTTCTACTATCCATAATCTCTATTTTTATCATCAGCTCACCCAAAATGCGCGCAAAGCTATCTTGCAAAACCGCTTTTTAGTATATAAAAAGCAAGTTTTAGAGGATTTGGCGCAAGGTTGCTAA
- the aroB gene encoding 3-dehydroquinate synthase: MQEVSIQTPAHSYKVHIANTLPKIAHKSKVLIVSNPKVAGLHLQSLLANIQAKEVYVCVIPDGERYKTMQSVESILECAFTHRLDRNSCFVAFGGGVVGDIVGFAAGIFQRGVSFMQIPTTLLAQVDSSVGGKTGINNHFGKNLIGLFHQPKAVYANLSFLQTLDSREFSAGVAEIIKMAVCFDEVFFEFLEQNDLSDFKHLQYAVAKSVEIKARVVNEDEKEKGIRAALNYGHTFGHVIENLTHYSSFLHGECVAIGMNMANRLAYKLNLLQDSQCARIEKLLERYNLPTRYKISNCAEFYEKFFLDKKSKDSQLTFILPQGLGGVQIRNDIDKGVIMEVLGEFSK, from the coding sequence ATGCAGGAAGTTTCAATTCAAACCCCAGCCCACAGCTACAAAGTCCATATTGCAAACACATTGCCAAAAATTGCGCATAAAAGCAAGGTGCTTATTGTCTCAAATCCCAAAGTCGCGGGATTGCATTTGCAAAGCTTACTAGCAAATATCCAAGCAAAAGAAGTGTATGTGTGTGTAATCCCAGATGGCGAGCGCTACAAAACAATGCAAAGCGTGGAAAGTATTTTAGAATGCGCTTTTACACATCGCCTTGATAGAAATTCTTGTTTTGTGGCTTTTGGTGGTGGTGTAGTGGGTGATATTGTGGGTTTTGCAGCAGGGATTTTTCAACGAGGTGTAAGCTTTATGCAGATTCCCACAACGCTTTTAGCACAAGTAGATTCAAGCGTTGGCGGAAAAACGGGTATAAATAATCATTTTGGTAAGAATCTTATCGGGCTTTTTCATCAGCCAAAAGCCGTGTATGCAAATCTTTCTTTTTTGCAAACGCTAGATTCTCGCGAGTTTAGCGCGGGTGTGGCGGAGATTATCAAAATGGCGGTGTGCTTTGATGAAGTGTTTTTTGAATTTTTAGAGCAAAATGATTTGAGTGATTTTAAACATTTGCAATACGCGGTGGCAAAGAGCGTGGAGATAAAGGCTAGGGTCGTAAATGAAGATGAGAAAGAAAAGGGAATCCGTGCCGCGCTTAATTATGGGCATACTTTTGGGCATGTGATTGAAAATCTCACGCACTATAGTAGCTTTTTGCACGGGGAATGCGTGGCAATTGGTATGAATATGGCAAATAGGCTTGCTTACAAACTTAATCTCTTGCAAGATTCTCAGTGTGCGCGTATAGAGAAGCTTTTAGAGCGTTATAATTTACCGACGCGCTACAAAATTAGCAATTGCGCGGAATTTTATGAAAAATTTTTCCTTGATAAAAAGAGCAAGGATTCTCAACTCACTTTTATCCTACCACAAGGTTTAGGCGGTGTGCAGATACGCAATGACATAGACAAAGGCGTGATTATGGAAGTTTTAGGGGAATTTAGCAAGTGA
- the mtaB gene encoding tRNA (N(6)-L-threonylcarbamoyladenosine(37)-C(2))-methylthiotransferase MtaB, which translates to MRVFFKTFGCRSNLFDTQVMIANLKDFECVQNEESADIIVINSCTVTNGADSGVQSYINKFKDSKKLYFTGCGIESKGRQNFEKNTTFGTFPHSLKENINALLLEKKRFFYEEKTPEHIDSTLVSEFVGKRRAFVKIQEGCDFACSYCIIPSVRGKARSFPMPKILEQLQHLLDSGMSEIILTGTNVGSYGRDFGSDISALVKEIFKLKGLKRLRIGSLEPSQITEEFLELIQSPLFEKHLHIALQHTSNTMLEIMNRQNRVESDKALFARLREKGFFLGTDFIVAHPGESAQVWEEALENFKEMQITHLHPFIYSPRNGTRSSGLKNCTLGDEAKKRLHILKQIVESNNLKARLEYQKCADSKPLQVLIESSKENQFFGLDEFFNKITLETNPKLEVNSESALKSLENGQWLEVSQYVPQKGKNYAKI; encoded by the coding sequence ATGCGTGTATTTTTTAAAACCTTTGGTTGTAGGAGCAATCTTTTTGACACACAGGTAATGATTGCGAATCTAAAGGACTTTGAGTGTGTGCAAAATGAAGAGAGCGCGGATATTATTGTGATAAATTCTTGCACCGTCACCAATGGAGCGGATTCTGGCGTGCAAAGCTACATTAATAAATTTAAAGATAGCAAAAAGCTTTATTTCACAGGTTGCGGGATAGAATCCAAAGGCAGACAAAATTTTGAAAAAAACACGACCTTTGGCACTTTCCCGCATAGTTTGAAAGAAAATATTAACGCGCTTTTACTTGAAAAAAAACGTTTTTTTTATGAGGAAAAAACGCCAGAACATATTGACAGCACGCTTGTGAGTGAATTTGTCGGCAAAAGGCGCGCGTTTGTGAAAATCCAAGAAGGCTGTGATTTTGCGTGCAGTTATTGCATTATCCCAAGTGTGCGAGGCAAGGCACGAAGTTTCCCTATGCCAAAGATTTTAGAGCAATTGCAACACTTGCTAGATTCTGGAATGAGTGAAATTATCCTAACCGGCACGAATGTCGGAAGCTATGGTCGGGATTTTGGGAGTGATATCAGCGCGCTAGTGAAAGAAATTTTCAAACTCAAGGGCTTAAAGCGCCTGCGTATAGGAAGTCTAGAGCCAAGTCAAATAACAGAGGAATTTTTAGAGCTTATCCAATCACCACTTTTTGAAAAGCATTTGCATATTGCGTTACAACACACAAGCAACACAATGTTAGAGATTATGAATCGTCAAAATCGTGTAGAAAGCGATAAGGCACTTTTTGCGCGATTACGCGAAAAAGGATTTTTCTTGGGCACAGATTTTATTGTCGCACATCCGGGGGAAAGCGCGCAAGTGTGGGAAGAGGCACTGGAGAATTTTAAAGAAATGCAAATAACGCATTTGCACCCTTTTATCTATTCTCCAAGGAATGGCACGCGCTCAAGTGGGCTGAAAAATTGCACTTTGGGCGATGAGGCAAAAAAACGCTTGCATATTCTCAAACAAATTGTAGAATCTAACAATCTCAAAGCTAGGCTAGAGTATCAAAAATGCGCAGATTCTAAGCCCTTGCAAGTGTTGATAGAATCAAGCAAAGAAAATCAATTTTTTGGGCTTGATGAGTTTTTTAATAAAATCACACTAGAAACAAATCCCAAATTAGAAGTAAATTCTGAATCTGCCCTCAAGTCCCTTGAAAATGGGCAGTGGCTGGAAGTAAGCCAATATGTCCCGCAGAAAGGAAAAAATTATGCAAAAATATAA
- a CDS encoding YfhL family 4Fe-4S dicluster ferredoxin — protein MSLLIGDECIACDACREECPNTAIEAEDPFYVIDPDLCTECVGYYDEPNCVSVCPVDAIIPDPDNVENIEELRYKFEQLQRSE, from the coding sequence ATGTCTTTATTGATAGGGGATGAGTGTATAGCCTGCGACGCGTGCCGCGAGGAGTGTCCAAATACTGCTATTGAGGCAGAAGATCCTTTTTATGTGATTGACCCAGACCTTTGCACGGAATGTGTAGGGTATTATGATGAGCCTAATTGTGTTTCAGTTTGCCCTGTGGATGCGATTATACCAGATCCTGACAATGTTGAGAATATCGAGGAGCTACGTTATAAATTTGAGCAACTGCAAAGGTCAGAATAA
- a CDS encoding COG3400 family protein, with amino-acid sequence MKKTLVLADGIVAKIFIQKIVTQYFNNNSYIIVCKDSAMLPAQIPSSIEAFVLDYTSAFRLSNIFEETLQDVFIIIENPKERFVLYDLVREFNPKIKIVLFNNHEFTTHTAQGTDNAAVTLREDLQKKGEVDTNLVVIDSENLVANRLTQRLPNVPLIPRGFGLEQGELMEIAVPPGSIFSYRHIGSIQQKKWRIVGIYRRAELILASHSLVILPNDVLLVAGDSVVLSDVYRRARSDIGQFPSPFGKDIFLYVDASLSEELSLLGALEDALFLHKHLKNNQLVIQVLNPANMELLDKIRETIAKSNAPKVQLNFVYRISDFPTLLESDTKKRPGLIIINQDIFFSRKNRSVLYKSGVPVLKVGNERIEQIKRSFLIVDSNLQKAENIASVMFDISRQLQLGTRFYDFDPDSNHQHTLLNNIENLAKIFSQQPEITLSNSFNPILFLQQNAEVFLQFIPFDSSITRTKLLAFVSVDSHTLSFLIEKNPQIFIPYS; translated from the coding sequence TTGAAAAAAACACTCGTGCTTGCTGATGGAATTGTAGCAAAGATTTTTATCCAAAAAATTGTGACACAATACTTTAATAATAACTCTTATATCATCGTTTGTAAGGACAGCGCAATGCTCCCCGCGCAGATTCCAAGCTCGATTGAGGCTTTTGTGCTAGATTACACCTCTGCCTTTAGGCTTTCAAATATCTTTGAAGAGACTTTGCAAGATGTGTTTATTATTATTGAGAATCCAAAAGAGCGCTTTGTGCTGTATGATTTGGTGCGTGAGTTTAATCCAAAAATTAAAATCGTGCTTTTTAATAACCACGAATTTACCACACACACAGCGCAAGGCACGGATAATGCGGCGGTTACATTGCGAGAGGATTTACAAAAAAAAGGTGAAGTTGATACAAATTTAGTCGTGATAGATTCTGAAAATCTTGTCGCAAATCGCCTTACACAACGTCTCCCAAATGTCCCACTTATCCCTAGGGGCTTTGGGCTAGAACAAGGTGAGTTGATGGAAATCGCTGTGCCACCGGGAAGCATTTTTTCCTATCGCCACATAGGTTCAATCCAGCAAAAAAAATGGCGCATTGTTGGAATCTATCGCCGAGCCGAGCTTATTTTAGCCTCGCATTCTCTTGTGATTTTGCCAAATGATGTGTTGCTTGTGGCAGGTGATTCTGTCGTGCTAAGTGATGTGTATAGGCGCGCAAGAAGCGATATTGGACAGTTTCCTTCGCCTTTTGGGAAGGATATTTTTCTCTATGTTGATGCAAGTTTGTCAGAAGAGCTTTCTTTGCTTGGTGCGCTAGAAGATGCGCTTTTTTTGCACAAACATTTAAAAAACAATCAGCTTGTTATACAAGTATTAAATCCCGCAAATATGGAGCTTTTGGACAAAATCCGCGAAACTATCGCAAAAAGCAATGCGCCAAAAGTGCAGTTAAATTTTGTATATAGAATCAGTGATTTTCCCACACTTTTAGAAAGCGACACCAAAAAGCGTCCGGGGCTTATCATCATCAATCAGGATATTTTCTTCTCACGCAAAAATCGTTCAGTCCTCTATAAAAGTGGCGTGCCGGTGCTAAAGGTGGGAAATGAGCGCATAGAGCAAATAAAAAGAAGTTTTTTGATTGTGGATTCTAATTTGCAAAAGGCGGAAAATATTGCTTCCGTGATGTTTGATATTTCTAGGCAATTACAGCTTGGCACGAGATTCTATGACTTTGACCCAGATTCAAACCACCAACACACGCTTTTAAATAACATTGAGAATCTTGCAAAAATTTTCTCTCAACAGCCAGAAATAACGCTTTCAAACTCTTTTAACCCAATTTTATTTTTACAACAAAATGCAGAAGTATTTTTGCAGTTTATTCCCTTTGATAGCTCTATCACGCGCACGAAATTGCTCGCGTTTGTGTCGGTGGATTCTCATACGCTTTCTTTCCTTATAGAGAAAAATCCACAAATTTTTATTCCATATTCATAA
- a CDS encoding methionyl-tRNA formyltransferase, with amino-acid sequence MNPLKVLLAGTPEFAKIVFEEIHNKNTKHNENIEFVGLLTQQDKPSGRKMQLKAPICKDFFSHHFPHLPILQPERVDSQTLRGLEIDLILVVAYGCIIPQEILNLAPCVNIHASLLPHLRGASPLQQMILEDLDFFGVSVMQMEKGLDSGAVLGFGYIKNTGQDIQELESSLAKLGARVFLRTLQENILPLKQCGADSTYCKKIKKEQGLVRFHDARGIFNAYRAFRIWPSVFCENGLKLSEILGFRSDGQFRAGEILEITKDFVRVGCERGSLKISKIQPPSKNTMSAFAYLQGARLQIGDILGAN; translated from the coding sequence ATGAATCCTCTAAAAGTCCTCCTTGCAGGCACGCCAGAATTTGCAAAAATCGTGTTTGAGGAGATTCACAACAAAAATACTAAGCATAATGAAAATATCGAATTTGTGGGACTTCTCACACAGCAAGATAAACCAAGTGGGCGCAAAATGCAACTTAAAGCGCCAATTTGCAAGGATTTTTTTTCCCACCATTTCCCACATTTGCCAATTTTGCAACCAGAACGCGTAGATTCTCAAACCTTGCGCGGACTTGAAATTGACCTTATCCTTGTCGTGGCATATGGATGCATTATTCCCCAAGAGATTTTAAACCTCGCACCTTGTGTGAATATCCACGCTTCGCTTTTGCCACATTTGCGAGGCGCAAGTCCGTTGCAACAAATGATTTTAGAGGATTTAGATTTTTTTGGCGTAAGTGTTATGCAAATGGAAAAGGGCTTAGATTCTGGCGCGGTGCTAGGATTTGGCTACATAAAAAACACGGGGCAGGATATACAAGAGCTAGAATCTAGCCTTGCAAAACTCGGAGCGCGCGTATTTTTACGCACTTTACAAGAAAATATTCTGCCACTGAAGCAATGTGGTGCAGATTCTACTTATTGCAAGAAAATTAAAAAAGAGCAAGGGCTGGTGAGATTCCACGATGCGCGCGGGATTTTTAACGCTTATCGTGCATTTAGAATCTGGCCTAGTGTATTTTGTGAAAATGGACTTAAACTTAGCGAAATACTAGGATTTAGGAGTGATGGGCAATTTAGAGCCGGTGAGATTCTAGAAATTACCAAAGATTTTGTGCGTGTGGGCTGTGAGCGCGGGAGTTTAAAGATTTCTAAGATTCAGCCACCAAGCAAAAATACGATGAGTGCATTTGCGTATTTGCAAGGCGCGCGTTTGCAAATTGGTGATATCTTAGGCGCAAATTAG
- a CDS encoding Gfo/Idh/MocA family protein: protein MAGKKCAVVGYGYWGVNVAHTLCEVSAAEFYALCEIDCARVELAQKTYPNLKHYTDFDALLGDKNIECVFLITPPHTHFLLAKKVLDSGKHCFVEKPLCLQYAQALELYELAEKKNLVLYCDHIFLHSSAVQYLKENLSDFGNIISITARRINLGLFQAQTDVIWDLAIHDLSIIDYLVGLEIRRASVFSTKYLNHPNPALANISLELENGVIVLIHVSWLSPTKVRELSIGGSNQSAIYDETKREKLKIYKSGVVVNENLTRNDLYQKMVEYRLGETLSPMLPQKLALNASIECFLTLISEIENRARDNLIFYRTHTLRVVKALESLSEIQSRGEK from the coding sequence ATGGCTGGTAAAAAATGTGCTGTGGTGGGCTATGGCTATTGGGGTGTGAATGTCGCGCACACGCTTTGTGAGGTTAGCGCGGCAGAGTTTTACGCGCTTTGTGAGATAGATTGCGCGCGCGTGGAATTAGCGCAAAAAACCTACCCAAACCTTAAGCATTACACGGATTTTGACGCACTTTTGGGTGATAAAAATATCGAGTGTGTTTTTCTCATCACTCCGCCACACACGCATTTTTTGCTTGCAAAAAAGGTGCTAGATTCTGGTAAGCATTGCTTTGTAGAAAAGCCTTTGTGTTTGCAATATGCGCAAGCATTGGAATTGTATGAATTAGCAGAGAAAAAAAATCTTGTGCTTTATTGCGACCATATTTTTTTGCATTCCTCTGCGGTGCAATATTTGAAAGAAAATCTTAGTGATTTTGGTAATATTATCTCAATCACTGCAAGACGCATAAATTTGGGGCTTTTTCAGGCGCAAACTGATGTTATTTGGGATTTGGCGATACACGATTTAAGCATTATTGATTATTTGGTGGGGTTAGAAATTAGACGCGCGAGCGTGTTTAGCACAAAGTATCTCAACCACCCAAATCCCGCACTTGCCAATATTAGCCTAGAGCTAGAAAATGGCGTGATTGTGCTTATCCATGTTTCGTGGCTTTCTCCTACAAAAGTGCGTGAGTTAAGCATTGGCGGGAGCAATCAGAGCGCAATTTATGATGAGACAAAGCGCGAAAAGCTTAAAATTTATAAAAGTGGTGTGGTGGTCAATGAGAATCTTACGCGTAATGACTTGTATCAAAAAATGGTGGAATACCGCCTAGGTGAGACATTAAGCCCAATGCTACCGCAAAAACTCGCACTCAATGCTTCGATAGAATGTTTTTTAACACTCATTAGCGAAATTGAAAATCGTGCAAGAGACAATCTCATCTTTTACCGCACACACACCTTACGCGTGGTAAAAGCACTAGAATCTTTAAGTGAGATTCAAAGCAGAGGAGAGAAGTGA
- a CDS encoding Mrp/NBP35 family ATP-binding protein, with protein sequence MTQEEILEILKGVIYPNFQKDIVSFGFVKNIDTTSTPPSIDISIPSSSNEILTKLGQDILRALKAHNLEHTKINISTPEPAPKPEPQSKNLAPQIKHFVMVSSGKGGVGKSTTSVNLAIALAQQGKRVGLLDADIYGPNVPRMLGLNANKAEVDEAQKKLIPLKSYGVEMMSIGVLYEEGQSLIWRGPMVMRAIEQMLTDVLWSELDVLVIDMPPGTGDAQLTFAQSVPVSAGVVVTTPQKVSLDDSARSLDMFSKLNIPIAGIIENMSGFICPNCGEEYEIFGKSTTNELAKSYESTLLAQIPLEPKVREGGDNGKPIVFFEPQSRSAKAYLQAAETLSRFLQKVDSQKLANNQAIQPR encoded by the coding sequence ATGACACAAGAAGAAATTTTAGAGATTCTCAAGGGCGTGATTTATCCAAACTTTCAAAAAGACATCGTAAGCTTTGGTTTTGTCAAAAATATCGACACCACGAGCACGCCACCTAGCATTGATATTAGCATTCCTTCAAGCTCAAATGAAATCCTCACAAAACTCGGGCAAGATATTTTACGCGCGCTAAAGGCGCATAACTTAGAGCATACAAAAATAAATATCTCTACCCCAGAGCCAGCACCAAAACCAGAGCCGCAGAGTAAAAATCTCGCACCACAAATCAAACATTTTGTGATGGTGAGCTCAGGCAAAGGGGGTGTGGGGAAATCCACAACAAGCGTAAATCTCGCCATTGCACTTGCCCAGCAAGGCAAGAGAGTAGGGCTTTTAGATGCGGATATTTATGGACCAAATGTCCCGCGTATGCTAGGACTGAATGCAAATAAGGCAGAAGTTGATGAGGCGCAAAAAAAGCTTATCCCACTAAAAAGCTATGGCGTGGAAATGATGAGTATCGGCGTGCTGTATGAAGAGGGGCAGAGCCTTATTTGGCGCGGTCCTATGGTGATGCGCGCAATTGAGCAGATGCTTACAGATGTGCTGTGGAGCGAGCTTGATGTGCTTGTGATAGATATGCCACCGGGCACGGGCGATGCACAGCTGACATTTGCCCAAAGTGTGCCAGTGAGTGCTGGTGTGGTTGTCACTACGCCACAAAAAGTGAGTTTAGACGATAGCGCGCGCAGTCTAGATATGTTTAGCAAGCTCAATATCCCAATAGCAGGCATTATTGAAAATATGAGCGGTTTTATTTGCCCAAATTGCGGGGAAGAATATGAAATTTTTGGCAAAAGCACCACAAATGAACTTGCCAAAAGCTATGAAAGCACACTTCTAGCGCAAATCCCACTTGAGCCCAAAGTGCGTGAAGGCGGGGATAATGGCAAGCCAATTGTATTTTTTGAGCCACAAAGCAGAAGTGCAAAAGCCTACTTGCAAGCCGCCGAGACACTCTCACGCTTTTTGCAAAAGGTAGATTCTCAAAAACTTGCGAACAATCAGGCTATCCAGCCACGCTAA
- a CDS encoding Ppx/GppA phosphatase family protein, whose amino-acid sequence MAKVTSVIDIGSNSARMAIFRKTSRFGFHLIYEVKSKVRISEGCYENNGILQPAPMQRALSALKEFLQIAKAHKSRKLFCVATSALRDAPNAKEFLTRAKKECGLSIKVIDGKSEALYGGIACANLLYEKNGITIDIGGGSTECALIRDGKIIDTISLNVGTIRIKELFFDKAESKGRKDIGKNNDKNESKGDILGATHYIKQELSKLDAQYKDSVIFGIGGSIRALSKLIMKQTNYPFNRIHGYEYEIAEHKDFFDKIIHAPIHKLESFVPQDRLDTIRSGTLILSLFLEHLQGKRLITSGAGVREGVFLADMLRNQNLHFPPNFNPSIACLQDRFSLDEKQAKALKQSALKIFDALLPLHKCNEELRRLLGISAYLSQIGVVLNFYQTNLHGAYILLNGLEYGFSHTQRIIIELLIQYSDRKIPRQEALLGEDLPSLEKLQYLSFIIALAQSLHKGGNMPKLRYEFDYTRCELKIFTKDSLYLCAESLPKIQKPTSSLEITIIEE is encoded by the coding sequence ATGGCAAAAGTCACCAGCGTCATAGATATTGGCTCAAACTCGGCGAGAATGGCGATTTTCCGCAAGACAAGTCGTTTTGGATTCCATTTAATCTATGAAGTTAAAAGCAAGGTGCGTATTTCTGAAGGTTGCTATGAAAATAATGGGATCTTGCAACCCGCGCCGATGCAACGCGCATTAAGCGCATTAAAAGAATTTTTACAAATTGCAAAAGCTCATAAAAGTCGCAAGCTTTTTTGTGTGGCGACTTCTGCCCTACGCGATGCACCAAACGCAAAGGAATTTCTCACGCGTGCAAAAAAAGAATGTGGGCTTAGTATCAAGGTCATTGATGGTAAAAGTGAGGCGCTGTATGGCGGAATTGCGTGTGCGAATTTATTGTATGAAAAAAATGGTATTACCATTGATATTGGCGGTGGTAGCACGGAATGCGCACTTATAAGAGATGGGAAAATCATTGACACCATTTCGCTAAATGTAGGCACAATCCGCATAAAAGAGCTGTTTTTTGACAAAGCAGAATCTAAAGGGCGCAAGGACATAGGAAAAAATAATGATAAAAATGAAAGCAAAGGCGATATCCTCGGCGCAACTCATTACATTAAGCAAGAGCTTTCAAAGCTAGACGCGCAATATAAAGATTCTGTGATTTTTGGCATAGGTGGGAGCATACGCGCACTTTCAAAGCTTATAATGAAGCAGACAAATTACCCCTTTAATCGCATTCACGGCTATGAGTATGAAATCGCTGAGCACAAGGATTTCTTTGATAAGATTATCCACGCGCCTATACACAAGCTGGAATCGTTTGTCCCGCAAGATAGACTTGATACTATTCGTAGTGGGACGTTGATTTTAAGCCTTTTTTTAGAACATTTGCAAGGTAAGCGTCTTATTACAAGTGGCGCGGGTGTGAGAGAGGGCGTGTTTTTGGCGGATATGTTAAGAAATCAAAATCTGCATTTCCCACCAAATTTTAATCCCTCAATCGCGTGCTTGCAGGATAGATTCTCTTTAGATGAAAAGCAGGCAAAAGCACTCAAACAAAGCGCGCTAAAGATTTTTGACGCACTTCTGCCATTGCATAAATGTAACGAGGAATTGCGCAGACTTTTAGGCATTAGCGCGTATTTAAGTCAAATTGGCGTGGTGCTTAATTTTTATCAGACAAATTTGCACGGCGCGTATATTTTACTAAATGGGCTAGAGTATGGCTTTTCGCACACACAGCGTATTATTATCGAGCTTCTCATACAATATAGCGACAGGAAAATTCCTAGACAGGAAGCACTTTTAGGCGAGGATTTGCCTAGTCTTGAAAAATTGCAATATCTAAGCTTTATCATCGCGCTTGCACAAAGTCTGCATAAAGGTGGAAATATGCCAAAGCTACGCTATGAGTTTGATTACACGCGCTGCGAGCTAAAGATTTTCACAAAAGATTCTCTCTATCTCTGCGCAGAATCTCTACCAAAAATCCAAAAGCCAACTTCTAGCCTAGAAATCACCATTATCGAGGAATAA